A single window of Gossypium hirsutum isolate 1008001.06 chromosome A10, Gossypium_hirsutum_v2.1, whole genome shotgun sequence DNA harbors:
- the LOC121208133 gene encoding secreted RxLR effector protein 161-like yields the protein MIVALAAQHQWTIHQLDVKSAFLNGFLEEEIYIEQPQGFVITGKEHMVYRLKKALYGLKQILDKFSMKNCKPTSTLMAVGVKLSRQGSGEPICETMYKSLIGSLLYLTATRPDIMFAVSVLSRYMNCCNDQHFRAAKRVLRYIKGTIGHGVLFKRAKNMKLIGYVDSDWAGSSDDMRSTSGYAFSLGSGMFCWSSKKQSLVAQSTAEAEYILSKLVSYS from the exons ATGATAGTTGCCTTGGCTGCTCAACATCAGTGGACCATTCATCAGCTTGATGTTAAGTCTGCATTTCTCAATGGCTTCCTGGAAGAAGAGATCTACATCGAGCAGCCTCAAGGATTTGTGATCACTGGCAAAGAACACATGGTGTACAGACTGAAAAAGGCTTtatatggcctgaaacag ATCCTGGACAAGTTCTCTATGAAGAACTGCAAGCCAACAAGCACACTAATGGCTGTTGGAGTGAAGCTTTCGAGGCAAGGGAGTGGTGAACCAATTTGTGAGACCATGTACAAGAGTCTCATTGGTAGTCTATTGTATTTGACTGCCACAAGGCCCGATATCATGTTTGCTGTTAGTGTGCTATCAAGATACATGAATTGCTGCAATGATCAACACTTTCGAGCAGCTAAAAGAGTGCTGAGATACATCAAAGGCACCATTGGTCATGGTGTATTGTTCAAAAGGGCCAAAAACATGAAGTTAATAGGCTAtgttgatagtgactgggctggatcAAGTGATGACATGAGAAGCACATCCGGATATGCATTCAGTCTTGGCTcaggcatgttttgctggagttctaaGAAACAAAGTCTGGTGGCACAGTCAAcagcagaagctgaatat ATTCTGTCTAAACTGGTTTCTTATTCATAG
- the LOC107916318 gene encoding ankyrin repeat-containing protein BDA1 isoform X2, which yields MDERLRTAACTGNVSDLYSLIEIDGNALKQFDEEEFVETRPLHIAAEEGYLRLAMEMMSLKPSFASKLNKQGLTPLHLAVTNPDTSMALRFLEINKDLARVKGKNGKTPLHIITEVGNHNGLLDRFPEICPQSIRDVTIENRNALHIAEEENGLDVLQVLIRTLEKTGYYSEVVNQKDEGGNTALHLAAFHDRPEMLKLLLNWNTDEYATNQAGLTALDIADQHHNEDSITVLRRCFIPGVSNFIREDRNALLVILGLLLTATFQASLSPPGGVWQGDNTSKSKGSYDEMALGTTIVVVAYVLSLVPMQRWPCTTCKGGHASGIAAGSGAMVCSKLKLSI from the exons ATGGATGAAAGGTTGAGAACAGCAGCTTGTACAGGAAATGTTAGTGATCTATACAGTTTAATTGAAATAGATGGAAATGCTTTGAAGCAATTTGACGAGGAGGAGTTTGTCGAAACTCGGCCCTTACACATTGCTGCAGAAGAAGGATACCTTAGGCTTGCAATGGAAATGATGAGCTTAAAGCCATCATTTGCTAGCAAGCTAAACAAACAAGGCTTGACCCCACTTCACCTTGCAGTTACAAATCCGGATACAAGTATGGCTCTACGTTTCTTGGAAATTAATAAAGATCTAGCTCGTGTCAAAGGAAAGAATGGCAAGACACCTTTGCACATCATAACTGAAGTTGGGAACCACAATGGTCTGTTGGATAGATTTCCAGAGATTTGTCCTCAATCGATTAGAGACGTGACAATTGAGAATCGTAATGCTTTGCATATTGCCGAGGAAGAAAACGGACTGGATGTTCTTCAAGTCCTAATTCGAACACTTGAGAAGACAGGCTACTATAGTGAAGTGGTGAACCAAAAAGATGAAGGCGGAAACACTGCACTGCACTTAGCTGCTTTTCATGATCGACCTGAG ATGCTTAAACTATTATTGAACTGGAACACCGATGAGTACGCTACCAATCAAGCTGGTTTGACAGCATTGGATATTGCAGACCAACATCATAATGAAGACAGTATTACTGTTCTACGTCGTTGCTTTATTCCAGGAGTTTCAAACTTTATAC GCGAGGACCGCAATGCCTTACTAGTAATTTTAGGGTTGCTTCTAACTGCAACCTTCCAAGCTAGTCTTAGCCCACCTGGTGGTGTTTGGCAGGGAGATAACACTTCAAAGTCCAAAGGGTCATATGATGAGATGGCATTGG GAACGACCATTGTAGTTGTAGCATACGTGTTaagtttagttcccatgcaaaggtggccatgcacgacATGCAAAGGTGGTCATGCTTCTGGAATCGCAGCAGGCAGTGGTGCCATGGTGTGCAGCAAGCTGAAGCTATCCATTTAG
- the LOC107916318 gene encoding ankyrin repeat-containing protein BDA1 isoform X3: MDERLRTAACTGNVSDLYSLIEIDGNALKQFDEEEFVETRPLHIAAEEGYLRLAMEMMSLKPSFASKLNKQGLTPLHLAVTNPDTSMALRFLEINKDLARVKGKNGKTPLHIITEVGNHNGLLDRFPEICPQSIRDVTIENRNALHIAEEENGLDVLQVLIRTLEKTGYYSEVVNQKDEGGNTALHLAAFHDRPEMLKLLLNWNTDEYATNQAGLTALDIADQHHNEDSITVLRRCFIPGVSNFIRTTIVVVAYVLSLVPMQRWPCTTCKGGHASGIAAGSGAMVCSKLKLSI, translated from the exons ATGGATGAAAGGTTGAGAACAGCAGCTTGTACAGGAAATGTTAGTGATCTATACAGTTTAATTGAAATAGATGGAAATGCTTTGAAGCAATTTGACGAGGAGGAGTTTGTCGAAACTCGGCCCTTACACATTGCTGCAGAAGAAGGATACCTTAGGCTTGCAATGGAAATGATGAGCTTAAAGCCATCATTTGCTAGCAAGCTAAACAAACAAGGCTTGACCCCACTTCACCTTGCAGTTACAAATCCGGATACAAGTATGGCTCTACGTTTCTTGGAAATTAATAAAGATCTAGCTCGTGTCAAAGGAAAGAATGGCAAGACACCTTTGCACATCATAACTGAAGTTGGGAACCACAATGGTCTGTTGGATAGATTTCCAGAGATTTGTCCTCAATCGATTAGAGACGTGACAATTGAGAATCGTAATGCTTTGCATATTGCCGAGGAAGAAAACGGACTGGATGTTCTTCAAGTCCTAATTCGAACACTTGAGAAGACAGGCTACTATAGTGAAGTGGTGAACCAAAAAGATGAAGGCGGAAACACTGCACTGCACTTAGCTGCTTTTCATGATCGACCTGAG ATGCTTAAACTATTATTGAACTGGAACACCGATGAGTACGCTACCAATCAAGCTGGTTTGACAGCATTGGATATTGCAGACCAACATCATAATGAAGACAGTATTACTGTTCTACGTCGTTGCTTTATTCCAGGAGTTTCAAACTTTATAC GAACGACCATTGTAGTTGTAGCATACGTGTTaagtttagttcccatgcaaaggtggccatgcacgacATGCAAAGGTGGTCATGCTTCTGGAATCGCAGCAGGCAGTGGTGCCATGGTGTGCAGCAAGCTGAAGCTATCCATTTAG
- the LOC107916318 gene encoding ankyrin repeat-containing protein BDA1 isoform X1 yields the protein MDERLRTAACTGNVSDLYSLIEIDGNALKQFDEEEFVETRPLHIAAEEGYLRLAMEMMSLKPSFASKLNKQGLTPLHLAVTNPDTSMALRFLEINKDLARVKGKNGKTPLHIITEVGNHNGLLDRFPEICPQSIRDVTIENRNALHIAEEENGLDVLQVLIRTLEKTGYYSEVVNQKDEGGNTALHLAAFHDRPEMLKLLLNWNTDEYATNQAGLTALDIADQHHNEDSITVLRRCFIPGVSNFIRKYKNQMIKISYLMPHEIDNMSGEDRNALLVILGLLLTATFQASLSPPGGVWQGDNTSKSKGSYDEMALGTTIVVVAYVLSLVPMQRWPCTTCKGGHASGIAAGSGAMVCSKLKLSI from the exons ATGGATGAAAGGTTGAGAACAGCAGCTTGTACAGGAAATGTTAGTGATCTATACAGTTTAATTGAAATAGATGGAAATGCTTTGAAGCAATTTGACGAGGAGGAGTTTGTCGAAACTCGGCCCTTACACATTGCTGCAGAAGAAGGATACCTTAGGCTTGCAATGGAAATGATGAGCTTAAAGCCATCATTTGCTAGCAAGCTAAACAAACAAGGCTTGACCCCACTTCACCTTGCAGTTACAAATCCGGATACAAGTATGGCTCTACGTTTCTTGGAAATTAATAAAGATCTAGCTCGTGTCAAAGGAAAGAATGGCAAGACACCTTTGCACATCATAACTGAAGTTGGGAACCACAATGGTCTGTTGGATAGATTTCCAGAGATTTGTCCTCAATCGATTAGAGACGTGACAATTGAGAATCGTAATGCTTTGCATATTGCCGAGGAAGAAAACGGACTGGATGTTCTTCAAGTCCTAATTCGAACACTTGAGAAGACAGGCTACTATAGTGAAGTGGTGAACCAAAAAGATGAAGGCGGAAACACTGCACTGCACTTAGCTGCTTTTCATGATCGACCTGAG ATGCTTAAACTATTATTGAACTGGAACACCGATGAGTACGCTACCAATCAAGCTGGTTTGACAGCATTGGATATTGCAGACCAACATCATAATGAAGACAGTATTACTGTTCTACGTCGTTGCTTTATTCCAGGAGTTTCAAACTTTATACGTAAGTACAAGAAccaaatgataaaaatatcatATCTAATGCCTCACGAGATAGATAATATGTCAGGCGAGGACCGCAATGCCTTACTAGTAATTTTAGGGTTGCTTCTAACTGCAACCTTCCAAGCTAGTCTTAGCCCACCTGGTGGTGTTTGGCAGGGAGATAACACTTCAAAGTCCAAAGGGTCATATGATGAGATGGCATTGG GAACGACCATTGTAGTTGTAGCATACGTGTTaagtttagttcccatgcaaaggtggccatgcacgacATGCAAAGGTGGTCATGCTTCTGGAATCGCAGCAGGCAGTGGTGCCATGGTGTGCAGCAAGCTGAAGCTATCCATTTAG